A window of Candidatus Marinimicrobia bacterium CG08_land_8_20_14_0_20_45_22 contains these coding sequences:
- a CDS encoding ornithine carbamoyltransferase codes for MNETLLRGKHLITFNEWTKNEINMVLGVAADLKRKFALGEPHRLLQDKTLFMMFFEQSTRTRNSMEAGMTQLGGHAHDLTPDKMQLSHGESAKDTAMVLSRMGHGIACRNCFYGIGNKYLRELAQFSSVPILSLQDDIFHPMQVIADLMTMQEYFGQNLHGLKVTISWAYATSHAKPLSVPLSQILLFPRFGMDVTVAAPKEFPLKKEYVAQAQENTRLNGGKLSFTDNMDEGFRSAQIVIPKNWGGFGNYEFDEYNQNEEECRKEMKTNLEKHTDWICDARRMKLAAPEVKYMHALPADRGKEVADEVIDGPAAIIYDEAENRLHTAKAVMALTMGGRP; via the coding sequence ATGAACGAGACTCTTTTACGAGGGAAACACCTCATCACTTTTAATGAATGGACAAAAAACGAAATCAATATGGTGCTCGGGGTTGCCGCTGACCTCAAGCGCAAATTCGCGCTCGGTGAGCCGCATCGGCTATTGCAGGACAAGACGCTTTTCATGATGTTTTTTGAGCAATCCACGCGCACGCGCAATTCGATGGAAGCCGGCATGACTCAACTCGGCGGCCATGCCCATGACTTGACACCCGACAAAATGCAACTTTCACACGGCGAATCGGCTAAGGATACTGCCATGGTGCTTTCGCGCATGGGACACGGCATCGCCTGCCGCAATTGCTTCTACGGCATCGGCAACAAATATCTACGTGAATTGGCGCAATTCTCGTCCGTGCCGATTCTCTCGTTGCAGGATGATATTTTTCACCCCATGCAGGTAATCGCCGATTTGATGACGATGCAGGAATATTTCGGGCAAAATTTGCATGGCTTGAAAGTCACGATTTCCTGGGCGTACGCCACCAGTCACGCTAAACCGCTCTCCGTACCGCTTTCGCAAATTCTGCTCTTTCCGCGTTTCGGTATGGACGTGACGGTCGCCGCGCCGAAAGAATTTCCATTAAAAAAGGAATATGTCGCCCAGGCGCAGGAAAACACCCGGCTGAATGGCGGCAAACTGTCATTCACCGACAACATGGATGAGGGATTCCGTAGCGCTCAGATTGTCATCCCGAAAAACTGGGGCGGATTCGGCAACTATGAATTCGACGAGTACAACCAAAATGAAGAAGAGTGTCGCAAAGAGATGAAGACCAATCTCGAAAAACATACCGATTGGATTTGCGACGCCCGCCGGATGAAACTCGCCGCACCAGAAGTCAAATACATGCACGCCCTGCCCGCCGATCGCGGCAAAGAAGTCGCCGATGAAGTCATTGACGGACCAGCGGCGATCATTTACGACGAAGCCGAAAACCGTCTGCATACCGCGAAAGCCGTCATGGCGCTGACGATGGGCGGAAGACCGTAA
- a CDS encoding peroxiredoxin has translation MEINKENQNVSMPRIGDMAPAFKAVTTQGEINFPDQYLGSWVILFSHPADFTPVCTSEFMTFASMEDQFAKLNCKLVGLSVDGLYSHIAWLRTIKEKIEYKGMKNVEVKFPLIEDITMEVAKKYGMMMPGESPTKAVRAVFVIDPKGIIRTIIYYPLSLGRNFDELLRVVTALQTADAFSIATPADWRPGDDVIVPTAGSCGVAKERMEGKEGIKCLDWFFCLKEIDKEKVMKAIVKQVKI, from the coding sequence ATGGAAATAAACAAAGAAAATCAGAATGTGTCAATGCCACGCATCGGCGACATGGCCCCTGCTTTCAAGGCCGTTACCACGCAGGGTGAGATCAACTTCCCGGATCAGTATTTGGGAAGCTGGGTAATCCTGTTTAGCCATCCGGCTGATTTTACACCAGTTTGTACCTCAGAATTCATGACTTTTGCTTCGATGGAAGATCAATTTGCCAAACTGAATTGCAAATTAGTTGGGCTTTCTGTGGACGGTTTATACAGCCACATTGCCTGGCTTCGCACCATCAAGGAAAAAATCGAATACAAAGGCATGAAGAATGTCGAGGTTAAATTTCCTTTGATCGAAGATATCACCATGGAAGTTGCCAAAAAATACGGAATGATGATGCCGGGCGAAAGTCCAACAAAAGCGGTACGCGCCGTCTTCGTGATCGATCCCAAAGGCATTATCCGTACGATTATTTACTATCCGCTCAGCTTGGGACGTAATTTTGATGAGTTGCTTCGTGTTGTCACAGCATTGCAGACTGCGGATGCATTTTCAATAGCGACTCCGGCGGATTGGCGCCCGGGTGATGACGTCATTGTTCCGACAGCCGGTTCTTGCGGCGTTGCCAAAGAGCGCATGGAAGGCAAGGAAGGAATCAAATGTCTCGATTGGTTCTTCTGCCTTAAAGAAATCGACAAAGAA
- a CDS encoding Fis family transcriptional regulator, whose product MSLKPEMIENILESISDGVFTVDSNWRISSFNRAAEEITGVTREEAIGQRCSEVFRSSLCGTDCALQKTLKTGKPIIGKSAYIIKADGSRIPISISTAVLKDGEGYIIGGAETFRDLSEIETLRQELHAKMTFGDIVSRSPLMQKIFEVLPAIAASPSTVLIIGETGTGKELIARTVHHLSPRRKGPFIAVNCGALPDELLESELFGYKKGAFTGANKDKPGRFALAKGGTLFLDEIGEISPALQVKLLRVLQDHIYEPLGSTRSETADARIIVATNKDLTEMMKAGTFRDDLYYRVNVVRVDLPPLRHRKEDIPLITGQFIRRFNQLWQKSIKGISSEALSLLMAHDWPGNVRELENVIERSFILCNEGYILLTHLPEELTAHYTKNSSLSTIRSAHNLLDSQSIQSALERNNFNRAAAAKELGIHKTTLFRRMKKLGISLPEKDGRSHRKS is encoded by the coding sequence ATGTCGCTGAAACCTGAAATGATCGAAAATATTCTGGAAAGCATCTCCGATGGCGTCTTTACGGTAGATTCCAATTGGCGCATTTCGTCTTTTAATCGAGCGGCGGAAGAAATCACCGGGGTTACGCGAGAAGAGGCGATTGGCCAACGCTGTTCGGAAGTATTTCGCTCCAGCCTCTGTGGAACCGACTGCGCCCTACAGAAAACATTAAAAACCGGCAAGCCGATCATTGGCAAATCCGCCTACATTATTAAGGCGGACGGCTCCCGCATACCCATCAGTATATCGACCGCCGTACTGAAAGATGGAGAAGGTTACATCATCGGCGGGGCTGAGACTTTTCGGGATTTGAGCGAAATCGAAACTTTACGCCAGGAACTACATGCCAAAATGACTTTTGGCGATATTGTCAGTCGTAGTCCCTTGATGCAAAAAATATTTGAAGTGCTTCCGGCAATTGCCGCCAGCCCGAGCACGGTCTTGATAATCGGCGAAACCGGAACCGGCAAGGAATTGATCGCAAGGACGGTTCATCATTTGAGTCCGCGCCGTAAAGGGCCATTCATCGCGGTCAATTGCGGCGCATTACCCGACGAATTACTGGAATCAGAACTGTTTGGTTATAAAAAGGGTGCGTTTACCGGAGCTAACAAAGACAAACCGGGACGCTTTGCATTAGCCAAAGGCGGAACACTGTTTCTCGACGAAATCGGTGAAATCAGCCCGGCGTTGCAAGTCAAACTTCTACGGGTACTTCAGGATCACATCTATGAGCCACTCGGTTCGACCCGCTCTGAAACCGCCGACGCGCGGATTATTGTTGCTACTAACAAGGATTTGACAGAAATGATGAAGGCTGGCACATTCCGCGACGATCTTTACTATCGCGTAAACGTTGTGCGCGTCGACCTGCCGCCGCTCCGCCACCGGAAAGAAGATATTCCGCTGATTACTGGGCAATTTATCCGGCGCTTCAACCAACTCTGGCAGAAATCAATCAAAGGCATCTCCTCCGAAGCGCTCTCGTTACTAATGGCGCATGACTGGCCGGGCAATGTCCGTGAACTGGAAAATGTAATCGAACGCTCGTTCATTCTTTGTAATGAGGGCTATATTCTGCTGACTCACCTGCCCGAAGAACTGACGGCACATTACACAAAAAACTCAAGTTTGTCTACGATCCGCTCTGCCCACAATTTGCTCGACTCCCAGTCTATTCAGTCCGCTCTCGAACGCAATAATTTCAATCGGGCGGCGGCGGCGAAAGAACTTGGCATTCACAAGACCACCTTATTCCGCCGCATGAAAAAACTCGGGATTTCATTGCCGGAAAAAGACGGCCGCTCCCATCGTAAATCATAA
- a CDS encoding YgeY family selenium metabolism-linked hydrolase translates to MKTKIIRLAKGLDHSTANFLAELASIPSLSGQEGNVISRIKKEMEDIGFDEIIIDGIGNIIGRLGNGPVKIAFDAHIDTVDVGNRSLWQFDPFDGHVKDGKVWGRGVADQKGGMASMLAAARIIMEFDLARDCTVYFVGSVMEEDCDGLCWNYIVNEDHLRPDFAVSTEPTGCRIYRGQRGRMEIEISVVGLSAHGSAPERGDNAVYKIAPLIKEIELLNERLAFDEFLGKGTVVLSQIKSISPSLCAVPDYCSIYLDRRLTWGETKESALAEIRAIIEKLKIDAKVELPVYREKAFTGKVYPMEKYFPTWKLETDHPLVQAGIENYRNLFAKEPVVDKWTFSTNGVTIRGVHGIPCIGFGPGFEEQAHAPNEWTPVEHLWQAAAFYAGLVANLSRGK, encoded by the coding sequence CGATTCCCTCACTGAGTGGCCAAGAGGGAAATGTAATTAGCCGAATAAAAAAGGAAATGGAAGACATCGGCTTCGATGAAATAATCATCGACGGCATCGGCAACATCATCGGGCGCCTCGGCAATGGTCCAGTCAAAATCGCTTTCGACGCTCACATAGACACCGTGGATGTCGGCAACCGTAGTCTGTGGCAGTTCGATCCGTTCGATGGTCATGTGAAAGACGGCAAGGTCTGGGGGCGCGGCGTAGCTGACCAGAAAGGCGGCATGGCGTCTATGCTGGCGGCGGCACGCATTATTATGGAATTCGACCTCGCCAGAGATTGCACTGTCTATTTCGTCGGTTCGGTCATGGAAGAAGATTGCGACGGCTTGTGCTGGAATTATATTGTCAATGAAGACCACCTCCGCCCCGACTTCGCCGTCAGCACCGAACCAACCGGCTGTCGGATTTATCGCGGTCAGCGCGGACGCATGGAAATCGAAATCTCCGTCGTCGGACTTTCCGCGCACGGCTCCGCGCCGGAACGCGGCGACAACGCCGTTTACAAAATCGCACCGCTGATAAAAGAAATTGAACTGCTCAACGAACGTCTGGCATTCGATGAATTTCTCGGCAAAGGCACCGTCGTGCTAAGCCAGATAAAATCTATCAGTCCGTCATTATGTGCCGTGCCAGATTATTGTTCGATCTATCTCGACCGCCGCCTGACCTGGGGCGAGACGAAGGAATCAGCGTTAGCGGAAATTCGTGCTATCATTGAAAAACTGAAAATTGACGCCAAAGTCGAATTGCCGGTTTACCGGGAAAAGGCATTCACCGGAAAAGTCTATCCAATGGAAAAATATTTCCCAACCTGGAAACTGGAAACCGACCACCCTCTCGTTCAGGCTGGAATTGAAAACTACCGCAACCTGTTCGCAAAGGAGCCGGTTGTCGACAAGTGGACTTTCTCGACCAATGGTGTGACGATTCGCGGCGTGCATGGTATACCGTGCATCGGCTTCGGGCCGGGATTCGAGGAGCAAGCCCACGCCCCGAACGAATGGACGCCGGTCGAGCACCTCTGGCAAGCCGCGGCTTTCTACGCCGGACTGGTCGCAAATCTGAGCCGCGGGAAATAA
- a CDS encoding GxxExxY protein, protein MFEDINQLTETVIGLAIKVHRNLGPGFLESVYQAALACEMQEAGMKFEKEKYLSVKYADIVIEKGFRCDFFIDDQLVVECKAVNELTNIDQAQLLNYLKISKLQVGLLINFNSSILKNGIKRIVNNYQGETLRSQRPPRLT, encoded by the coding sequence ATGTTTGAAGATATAAACCAACTGACGGAAACAGTAATCGGTTTAGCGATTAAGGTTCACCGCAATCTTGGCCCCGGGTTTTTGGAATCGGTTTATCAGGCCGCCCTGGCTTGTGAAATGCAGGAAGCCGGAATGAAATTTGAAAAGGAAAAATATCTGTCCGTTAAATATGCTGACATAGTGATAGAAAAAGGTTTTCGTTGCGACTTTTTTATCGACGACCAATTGGTGGTTGAGTGTAAAGCCGTCAACGAACTGACCAATATCGATCAGGCGCAACTACTGAATTACTTAAAAATCTCAAAACTACAAGTAGGGTTGTTGATTAACTTCAATTCAAGCATACTTAAAAATGGAATAAAAAGAATTGTCAACAATTATCAAGGAGAAACTCTGCGTTCTCAGCGTCCTCCGCGGTTAACATGA